The genomic DNA gtgcctgaaccttgaacttatttctttcgggtttcatctctagcctaccccaacttgcttgggaaaaaaggctatgttgttgttgttgttgttgatgattaCACCTACTCACAAATAAGCTTACATATGAACCAGATGCGCACTTTTGCCAAAAATGGTGAGAACCCTCCTGACGGTTTCATGTGCCGTGGAGGGTGGAAAGTCCTTGTTGACTACTACAATAGCTTACAAGCGGAAGAAGTGACTCCAGTTCCTGTAtgaaatttattactgtttgacTATGAGATTGTTCAATGGcggaaaaaaaaactgaaagcaGGTGGTTGGATCATTTgagcttttttttatttttttattttaggtTGATAGTTGATTGATATGATCAAAGCTTTCGGATTGTTTAATTTTCTTCGTATGAAACTGAAGCCTGAAAATATTTGTACAAAATTGAGCTGAAAGCAGCATGGCGGTTGTTCTGTAATTGAGCTGGTTCAGCTATAATAAAATGTGTTTAATTTTGTTGAGGGGAAAATACACTATTTGCTTGAATTATCATCGAAAATTGAATTTTGTAACAGGATCAACTGATAATATTATTACCCTGTAACGCATGCTTCACATGATTCATTACTCAGTAGCCATTCCATGTCCCATCGGATTGGCCTATTCCTCCATCTAATATCCTTACCAGTCCATAATCCTAGCTTCGAACCTGACCGCCTGACCGATTTCCAGAACCCCCCACAGGGAGTCATGAACCAGGCGACTACCATCTATGCAAGTGTAGATCCAGTTTGCGCAACTTGCTGGCGGCATCCGAATTAGATGTATTGAGATTGACAACAGTAATGTTCGCAGGGTGCTTCCTGTCAAATGGTAATAACCGTTAAGCGACCTAGATGTACCAAAGTGTTTGTGCATGATGTTTTCAATAAATAACGGTTCTCCATGAAACAAAAGAAGCTAGCTtatttcctttcaaaaaaaaggaagCTAACTTAAATATAGCATGTGTTTCAATAGAAATCATCGAAAACTGACCAATATGATGCATGCGTAGGGATGGAAATAAGGTTTCTAACTGGAAATCGCAACTACATGACCACTTAAAAATAGATCGTCGGTATtctttgctgcctcatctttgaTCTGCACGGGTTGTGgatatttttttttatattttatgagAGCTAGTCCCATGTatggggattttttttattttcttcactAAGACTAGCAAGTTGCACAATGTGTAGGATGTGGCTCCATGTCAACTTTGTTCTTACGATTTTAAGGTAGTAGTCCTAGACAACTTTGGCAAACTTTCATGGCAAATGGTGCCAACCTTCCAATATATGAACCGAATAGTCCCTTAATCCATGTTTTAGTAATCGATCTAGATGACATAGCTACTAGATATAATCATAGTAGGTGGTGTAGTATGTTGAAAGCATATGGTATTTTTGTAAAAGCAGTCTTCTGCTAAGGACTCTTCTTAGTATTTGAAAGTAAGTGTGCTATTGCAATTGAGAAGTAAGTGTGCTATTGCAATTGAGAAGTAAGTGTGCTAATGCAATTGAGTCATTGAAGATCATAGCGGAGATTGGATATTAGTTGGAAGGTATATAGAGGAAAATAGTTTAGAGATGCTTGAGATGCAATCACATATAGGACAATTTAGTGCATTCAACCTTAATTTAACTAATTACTCATGCTATTCCTACGGATTAGTATCTACCATCCATTGATGTTGCTCATATGCTCTAGTTTATCTGCTTTAGTGCTCCCTGTTCATCGAACATGTTCTTTTTATATGCAATCACACTTCATGTTGAGATTGTTCATTTAGGTTAGATGAACCATATTATTATGCTTAATCAGTAATCCTTCTGGATTTGATTAAAGTTATGGAATACTCTAGAGAAGAGCTAGATGTCTTCTTGACAATCGCGCTAAAAGGCTTGCTATTGCTGTCAATGCTCACAATATTAAAAACCACAAGCATGGATGACACTAAGGCTGGATCAATTCACACATCTCTTCTCTACTACTATAATACATGAGTTTCTTCCTTATCCTACCCTACTGATTCCCGGCATTCAATAAAAAGTAGAATTAGAAACATCTAAAGAAAATCCAAGAGAAATAGCCAAAGTGTTCCACATAGGCTATGGGCAAAAGATTCATGTGTATTTTCCCTCAAAAAAGATTCATGTGTATGAGAAGAGCTAATTTTTTAATAGAAAATTCCTTATTTTATATTGGCAAATAACTAATTCCTTTCCTTGACCTCATGAATTTTTCTCCCTTATATGAAATTGACTTCTAACTTTCATTCCGTATTTGATATTTCCGTCACTTCTTTCAGTTAAGTCGGGGCTAAACCTCCAAATTGCCACaaaatcatgtatttattatgacATATCTAATTGAACTGTACTTATTATGACATGTAATGTAAATTGAGGGAAAAACTTATCTTCCACCAAACCATTATGCATTTatatttttcacaatttttaaTACTTTATTAGCAATATTGGTATGCAACAAGACTTGTGCACAATAATTTTAAAACCGTTGCAACACACTAGCACCCTACTAGGCTGTCACCACCCGATTTTACTTTGAGGATGGTGCCTAATTACTTTGagaagggaaatattttttttagaaaaatgagAAGAGAAATAGCTAGCTACAACTGTTTTGGACTCGAAATAATGTTTTTGCCCATATTCTTCTTCTCATGCTGAATGCCGAAACACACTTCATTATTAAAAAGTAATTTGAATCCATCATTTAAGGACCAAATTCAGATACCAAATCACCTTGAACTGTAGGAAAAACCATTGCTGTCTCACTATTTTTTCCAATTATACACAATTCCTATACTTACCTATTATGTCAATTATATGTTTCTTGTGTAACATAATCCTTGTTGTATTAGAGTTGCTGCATTTTTAATTCCTGAGTCGTAATAAAAGTGAAAACAATTCGTAGAAACAACaagtgaaaaaaaagagaaagtaaATGGAGGCACCTCAAAAGGGGaaataagaaaaaagaaaaaaaataaacgaTTTAAATCCTTACACACAAGTCTGTGGCGGTCGGAGCCGAATATACCCTGCGCTCCCCCCTCGGATCCCGTCGTTGGCTTCCCCCATTTCCCTTTCCTGGccttcccttctctcttcttctcttctcttctcgcCTCAAATCCCACGCCCCcgcaccaaaccaaaccaaatcccccacctcctcggctcctcctccatttCCACCCGCAGCCCCAACCCTTGTAACCTCCCgatggccggaggaggcggcggcgcaggcgcaggcgctggCTCGTCGGCGGGCGGGTCgggttccggcggcggcgggggcggaggcggtCGCGAGGGCGACTGGGACTGCGGTGGCTGCGGCAACCGCAACTACGCCTTCCGCTCGCTCTGCAACCGCTGCAAGCAGCCGCGCCTCCTCGTCGACCCCAACACCCCGCGCGACTCCAAGTGGCTGCCCCGCGCCGGGGACTGGATCTGCACCGGTAACACCTCTCTCGCAACGCCCcgcttatttttttttcttctgcttATTATGTTTCTGCCCGGGCCTTAGATGTGGATTTAGATTTAGGGTCTCCCAACTCCCCCCCTCTTCTATATCCACCTGGAATGTCAAGTAAAAAAGTGAAGTGGAACAAGGGCAGGCTAGGGCGTGATGTTGAGATGCAATTAACATGCTTCTTCTCCTACCCAAGGGAGATGTAATACATGAGCCATGATCCATTCCCCATGCACTGTGTCGAAAGTTTAGGCAACCAAGCACTTCGTCTTTGTCACCGTCAGTTGTGTTTTTTCCCCACACCGTATTACTGGATGGAACCTTGTATGTTGATATGGCCCTGGCAACTATTAGGCTGCCTTACCTGGATTTTCTGTTGTCTAGCCACATGGTGAATATGTTCATTAGACAAGTTAGTTTACTTTCTTCCTAGTGTAAAATGAAAAGGGTCCAAAGGAGATAGAAGCTTTGCTTAAATTAGAAAGGGGAAGTCTAAAAATTATTTGACTGGCACTCGTTAAGCTTTCTATAAAGAACAGTCATGCTCTTTAATAAAAAAATGAGATATTTCGATGATTTTTGTTTGTGCATGAATTGTTGCTGCTACGTATTAGAAAATTTTAATGATTCCCGCTGTTTATTTTGTTCATTGAATGATGCTGTACTTAGATAAGATTAGAAAATTACCAATAAGTGTGCTGAGTAATGACTAGTGTGCGTGTGTCTATTCCTTTCTATGGGTTTGTGCGGGATGGCtggtcgtggtggtggtggtgggtgtgCGTGTGCTTCGGTGCATTGTTCTTCTGCCTACTGTGCTGGTTGGTTTATGCGGCAAATGGATGAATAGGTTGCAGTAACAATAATTATGCATCCAGAAAGAACTGCAAAAAGTGTGGCCTGCCCAAGGAGGAAGCAGCAATGCCAGCATTGCAAATGGCAGGGATGGCAATGCCAGCTTATGCAGCTTATATTGCAAGACTACAAAGCCTTGCTGCTTCTGCTTCTGCATATAAGATGAACTTTGGGATGGCTGCCAATTCACCTTTGCAGCAGCAACTACTTGCAAATGCAAACTGGTCCTATGGGTTGGCTGGTAGATATGGGATGCAGTCTTCTGGTTGGCCATTTGGAAACAACAACACAAATCAGTTTCCAGGTGTCCCAAAGGACTGGCGTAATGGAGATTGGCTCTGTAGCTGTGGTTTTCATAACTATTCATCTCGTACTCAGGTGATTATATGCAAGTCTGATTCATTTGATATCATAGTTAGCCTTAGCTATTGTCATCTTTTTGGATCATGCCCTCTGAACTTTGATGTGCTATTGTTTCTACTTTTTCTTTAAAGCACTAACACCCTTCTTAATCTCTCTTTTCCAGTGCAAAGAGTGCGGTGCACCTGTACCATCAGGCATGCCCTCCACAACAATGAAAACTACAACATCAGATGCCTCTTCCAGTAAGATAATCATTTTCTCAGTTCCTACTGTGTTGTTTATCCTGACCCATTCAAAATACCAACATCTCTGTTGGAGTAACTATTGCATATTTACCATCCGGTACGGTGCATGCTGTGAATTTTGTCTGCCTGAATGTTTCAATCAATCTAATTGCCAATATAAATTGTAGGCGCATGCTTATTAAAATTGAAATCCACCTTTTTTGTGTGATCAGCATAAATGGCCTTTTCGCAGTTTGTTATTCGTTTGTCATGCTTAATTCCTTCATCTAGTATTATAATGGCTACTATTGTTAATTTTATATTTGATATCAACAGATTATGTCATCTTGGTTCTCAATCTCTGTTTGTTTCAGCGTTAGGAACTAAGCGATTGGCATCAGAGGAACTTGCCAATGACTGGGATAATAAAAGGCTAAATCCAGGAAATGACAATTATCCGCTCTCGGTATATATTTATGACCTGCTTAACTGTTTTGACATATTGCCTAAATACTTCATGGTATTGATTTAATGATTTTCTTGTTTCATTTGATCGCAGACAGCAGGCACTAATAATTTGTTTTTGGGTATTGAGCAAGGAGCTGGAAGCAGCAATGGCCAGGCAGCCTTTTCCAAGTTTGACAATGGGAGCTCAATGGCACTACCATCTGGGCAGGCAATGTCTGGTCTAATGGGAAAAGGGTACAGCTTCATCCTAAATCAAAGATACTATGCTATGAATTATGATCTTTGTAAACTTTATCAAATTGGTGGCAAATGTTAGAATTTAAGGGCCAACAATCAAGTAATACCAAAAAGTTGTGTTTGATTTTTCATCATTGCTTTAGAGGTTCTTAGAAATGTATCATGTGCAAGATAGTGATAAGGTAGGAATATGATACTTAAGGTCTGGTGGGAATATGATACTAAATAACCGAAACATTATAAGTCACAGAAAATAGCAAAGTGAAATTGGCTTAGAAGGTTTgagttttaaatatttttgaatatgtATAATTGCTTCAGGTAAAGGAAAGTTAAAAGGAAGTTACGAGTTCATGGCTGTTGGAGATTAAAGAAAATTGCACCTAAATAAATCTTGTGGAACATTTTGAGAAACCTAGAGACGGTTAGGAATAAGATTTCAGATAATTAATTCTGTAGGATTGTGGACCTTATTGTTTGCACCGTTACTTTTCCAAGTTCATGCATTGATTGACATTTCCATTTATGTTATGCAATTAGGGTACTGTATATACCCTAATTGCATTTTAGTAAACCTTACAATAAGCTGAAAATCTTAAAGTCAATTACACACAATCAAGGTTCAGCCATTGTTGAATGGATGCTTCATGAAAATTTCTGCTTTGTGCaaatatgttttgcttgcattgtGCAAGAATTAAGATTTACTTAAAACTGGCATAAAAAATTTACTTTCATCTGATAGAATCTGAGTTAAAAAATTTACTTTCATCTGATAGAATCTGAGTTAGCTAACTGTAGCACATATGCTCTAACACCTTGCTAGGGCAAAATGGCGCGACGGAGACTGGATATGCAGCAACTGCAACAATCACAATTATGCATCTCGTGCGTTTTGCAACAGGTATTATTTTAAGCCTCTTTTGTTCAACTTCATTGGTCAAGCTCTCATCTGTTGCTTTATTCAACAAATATGGTAGCTTTTGAATCAAACTTATGTGATGGTGCATTCCAAATTCACATTTTTGTTATGTGTACTATTGCCTAAATTGGTGTGCATGATTATGATTGAAGAACTCGTGAATGCTCTTAGGAGTTGTAGAGCAGCACAGTCGTTTACTAACTCAACATTTAATTACGGAATAGAAAATGTTGACTGGATGTACATATTAGTACCGTGCAACCCATTGGCAAGCTGTGTTGCTTTTCAATCTTGTACATGGTCGATGCTTGTTACTTTTGAGGTCCATAGTGATGTATACTAGCTACCACTACCATACCAGAAAGGTTATTAAGTGCCACATGATTTGTATAGTGTTTTGCCTCTGTGTTCCTATGTAGCTGCTGAGATTTTCCTATTAGCAAAGGTGTCTTTGATTCCatcttttttaaaaattaatcaTCTGAATGTCTCTACCAAAATCTTAACTTTGACAAGACAATCAATATGGAACTGCAAAACCAAAACAGGGAATAGAATTTGTTACTGTTAATCTCTTAAGGTCTGCATTTAATATTTTCTGTAAATAATTCACAAAATTGCAATTAGTTCCTCGGTTTCTCATGCTATTTGGTGAAGCACTAAAGAAATTTATCATCTTGTGTTAACATTTTTAAAAAGTTGTTTAGATTGAGCAAATATTCGTTGTGCTAGCATTGGTTTTGATACACTAATATTGGTCAGCTGCATCGGTACCTTCCATGGCCACACGTAAGTTTGGTTAATATGAATTCTAGATGTGACACAAGTAATACACCACTGCTATGATATTAATATTAACTAGTAAATATGCCTCTGTTTCTccattctcttttctatttattttccAAACGAAGCATATTTCTTATTGGTTCTGACTGGGAAGGGTACATTTGTCTTTTCAGGTGCAAAACTCAGAAAGAATCGGCAGTTCACCCTGGTGTGCTATAGCTTGCTTGCGCCTGATCATAGCGCTCTAAATCATTTTGAAGTTTCCAGGATATGTTGCTGCCGGATTCTAGCTCCTTTGTCGAGACTGCGgtttgagttttttttattattctGCAGTGCCCTTCTCAAATGTGTCTCGGCATTTGACTAGTGCCGGTTGAAGTTCCTGATTTATTTATGGTAAGCGCTTGAATAAAATGTTTCCGGAAAGTACCGTCTACTATCTGGATTTTGGCGAATAATTGAGTTGTGTAATGAGGCAATGGTGATAGACTGTAATGTTGTACTTTTTTCTCATAATTCTGGAATATTAGAGCACCAAATTA from Panicum virgatum strain AP13 chromosome 7N, P.virgatum_v5, whole genome shotgun sequence includes the following:
- the LOC120682075 gene encoding uncharacterized RNA-binding protein C17H9.04c-like, with protein sequence MAGGGGGAGAGAGSSAGGSGSGGGGGGGGREGDWDCGGCGNRNYAFRSLCNRCKQPRLLVDPNTPRDSKWLPRAGDWICTGCSNNNYASRKNCKKCGLPKEEAAMPALQMAGMAMPAYAAYIARLQSLAASASAYKMNFGMAANSPLQQQLLANANWSYGLAGRYGMQSSGWPFGNNNTNQFPGVPKDWRNGDWLCSCGFHNYSSRTQCKECGAPVPSGMPSTTMKTTTSDASSTLGTKRLASEELANDWDNKRLNPGNDNYPLSTAGTNNLFLGIEQGAGSSNGQAAFSKFDNGSSMALPSGQAMSGLMGKGAKWRDGDWICSNCNNHNYASRAFCNRCKTQKESAVHPGVL